The stretch of DNA AAAAATGATATGTCAAAATAAGAAAGCGCCGATGGATTGGTAGAAACTAAAGCAGATAGACTATATCCCATTTAAGAAGTATTGRTRgtaaaaaataaaacaatgaCGACTTGTTATAATAGGATTGGAATTAAcggtatatatatatatgaaaacaaagaatgaaaaaaaagaaaattagtATTCGGAGATGATAAATTGTGGCTTATATATAGAAATCCAAAGGAGGcgaaaaagaagaaaatagaagaaTGCAAATCAAGTGACAGCAATTTTCCGCAACACCCACAATACAAAATGTATCACGTACATCAGTTAGTACTAAGGCTGTGTAGATATTGTATACGTTTGGCATCAAAATTACAAAGAGAGGGGAATATAGAACattgaagatgataaaGACATAGAACCTCgtgttttggttttattttttccaTTATTGTGTTATTGATTAGTCgtttaattttttagtTGCAAAAAATGATCAAAAAACTTATAAAAGTGTTCCACACAAAGTGTTCCAGTGATATGCGTAAATTTAGCTCCAGATCACAAAGTTGAAAACTATCATATGTGTTTTCAATAAGTAAATTCTAATGTAAGTAAAAACTCAAGCGTTCAAACTTAGTGAAAATCGATTAGGTGGACCAAATGTCATCAAAATGGAGTCATTTACATTTTCTGTAAAATTTACTACAGCTTTACAACTTCTCctcatcaattaatctCTAGGCTTACATGTTGTTTGCATTTTACTACACTTTTCTTGACTTACTCTTGTCTTCTAACTATAGTGTATTTGGGAGTTGTTCTTTTTGAGGTAATTTTATGACGGTTGCTTCTTGGTGTATGTGATGACAGAATTACCACCATCAGTAATTTCAAAGGACGCGCGGATAAATTACTATGAAACTTAATCTACGTCATCTGGTTATCCCAACTGCATATGCCATTATCGATCTCTGATTGCATAGTGTCAATCGTTTCAAGTGTTATCATCTGCTTGGTTGTTGCCATACTTGTACGCAACAAAAAATACTGCATAGAAGTGCAGTTTTACCGAAAACCCGTGCAGTTCTTCCGAGTAAGATCAAAAACAGACGAAATAAACATAGCAGACATACAGAATCGGTGAAATAACCCTTTTTCCTGTCATACTTTATTTAGTATTATACAAGACagcaaaaaagaaatttcttttattttgattgttttcttCAAGCTTCGGTAGAATAGAACTAGGTGATTAGTATGACTTTTGTATGCTtcataaaaacaaaaataataaaaggAATAGAACAGAAatagtatatatatacctGTTCTTTCCCATCTGATACAGAACATGAatttccttcttcttttccaTTAATATAGTTCAATAATTTGCCATTCTTAATTATTCTGTCATGACTTTCACCTCCTTTATCAAACCAGAATCAGACCCAAATATCATCGTTCCAACCAAGccattcaatttatctCCGAATATTGTTGAAAGGTTCTCACTTAAAGACAAAGTCACAGTCATTACTGGTGGAGCAGGTGCTATTGGAAGTGCTATTGCTGAAGGTTATGCACAAGCTGGAGGTCATGTTATCATATTAGACCATGCATCATCTGACAATGGGTTGACCAAAAGATTATCATCAGCGTATGGAGTCAAGTCCAAGTTTTTCCAAATCGATGTCACAAATTCTCAACAAGTCCAACAAGTAATTAGTCAAATTGACGAAGAGTTTGGTACCATCGACGTGTTTGTTGCCAATGCAGGGATTGCATGGTATACTGGATCCATTTTGAATGAAGACTCAACCCCAGAAAATTGGAGACGTGTTTTTGATGTAAACGTGAACGGTGTCTTCTACTGTGCTAAATATGCTGgagaaattttcaaaagaaatGGCAGCGGATCCTTTATTATCACTGCATCAATGTCTGCTCATATTAACAATGTACCAAACTATCAAACATGTTATAACTCCGCCAAGGCCGCTGTAATGCACATGGCTAAGGGTTTGGCTGTTGAATTTGCTGGTTTTGCTAGAGTCAATTCTGTATCCCCTGGTTATACAAACACCCTATTATCGGAACCAATACCAAAACCACAAAGGGCAAAATGGTGGGGTTTAACTCCGATGGGAAGAGAAGCTGAAACCGATGAACTAGTCGGAGCATACCTTTATTTGGCCAGTGATGCATCTTCGTTCACAAATGGTTCAGATATCAGAGTAGATGGTGGATACTGTTGTGTATAATACCTAGcatattaattttaaacTAATAGAAGTCTTACCCGTAGTTATTTCTTTCCTTCCTACTTTTAATCCATGCTGACGTAATGTGTTTCAGGGTCAgagtttttatttttttttttttctgaatgaaaaaaaatagaagaaaaataacaaacGTTTGAAGGTGCAGGAATTTGTATTTTCCCTCTCTGACAATGTCAAAACTTCTTGGCCACACATTGCGCTATTacggaaaaaaaaatgaacaTGAAATCTATTCACTTTGATCTCATTTTATATTGATCCAATAAGGGCTGAGAACAATGTTGTACCATATATTGCTATTGATCCATGTGGCTTTGGCAGTTGTTCCAAACATCCCCAAAATATCATCTCAATTGCTGCCCAACCCACACTATTCATTACCAAATTTGTTGTCCATAGAATCTAAAGAAG from Candida albicans SC5314 chromosome R, complete sequence encodes:
- a CDS encoding uncharacterized protein (Possible dehydrogenase; flow model biofilm induced; rat catheter biofilm induced; Spider biofilm induced) — its product is MTFTSFIKPESDPNIIVPTKPFNLSPNIVERFSLKDKVTVITGGAGAIGSAIAEGYAQAGGHVIILDHASSDNGLTKRLSSAYGVKSKFFQIDVTNSQQVQQVISQIDEEFGTIDVFVANAGIAWYTGSILNEDSTPENWRRVFDVNVNGVFYCAKYAGEIFKRNGSGSFIITASMSAHINNVPNYQTCYNSAKAAVMHMAKGLAVEFAGFARVNSVSPGYTNTLLSEPIPKPQRAKWWGLTPMGREAETDELVGAYLYLASDASSFTNGSDIRVDGGYCCV